From Quercus lobata isolate SW786 chromosome 1, ValleyOak3.0 Primary Assembly, whole genome shotgun sequence, one genomic window encodes:
- the LOC115978702 gene encoding pentatricopeptide repeat-containing protein At2g13600-like, producing the protein MFLTLNHCLPQLSRILIRHVSTQQQNLSTKLVLFHDPSAQLSYMELSQKFYEAMKACASIKSTPIAQKLHAQLISTGLDSSVFLQNHLLHLYSNCNLIDDACWVFNNIEYRNVFSWNTMISGFADLGRMSEAEKVFDEMPERDSVSWTVMMSGYFRNGQPEKTLNMFVSMVQDGNCVNDPFSFTCAMKAGGSLAYMKLALQLHGLVEKFDFGSNVYMAIQNSIMDMYIKSGKVSYAERVFLRIPNPSLFCWNSMIYGYSKLYGVGRAFDLFNQMPERDSVSWNTMISIFSQHGFGVQSLGTFVEMWSQGVRPNSMTYASVLSACTSIYDLEWGTHLHARIVRMEPTIDVLVGSGLVDMYAKCGCLEFARQIFDSLTEHNAVSWTSLISGLAHFGLEEEALELFNQMREAPISLDEFTLATILGVCSGEKYVSTGEQLHGYTIKTGMDSSVAIGNALVTMYTKCGNVQEANHAFELMPIRDIISWTAMITAFSKIGDIEKARQCFDQMPEQNVITWNSMLGTYTQHGFWEEGLKLYTLMQRQGVKPDWVTFATSISACADLAILKLGIQIVSQAEKLGFGSNVSVANSVVTMYSRCGRIEEAQKVFDLIHEKNVISWNAIMVGYAQNGQGRKVIEIFENMLEMKCSPDHISYVSVLSGCSHAGLVTEGKQYFYSMTEDFGISPTSEHFSCMVDLLGRAGLLEEAKNLIDGMPFKPNAAIWGALLGACRTHCESKLAEVAVRNLLEFDVEESGSYILLANIYLDSGKLESVADVRKLMREKGIRKNPGCSWIEVENRVHVFTVDETNHPQIKDIYRKLEEMMKKIEDTGNYKNAIRSLRGQGYHSEKLAVAFGLINLPTWMPIHVMKNLRVCNDCHLTIKLISLVTSRELIVRDGYRFHHFKNGFCSCGDYW; encoded by the coding sequence ATGTTCCTCACTCTAAACCACTGTCTTCCACAACTCTCACGCATACTCATACGCCATGTCTCAACCCAACAACAAAACCTCTCCACAAAACTCGTTCTCTTCCACGACCCCTCAGCACAATTGTCTTATATGGAACTATCCCAAAAGTTCTACGAGGCCATGAAAGCCTGTGCTTCCATCAAGTCCACACCCATTGCTCAAAAACTCCATGCACAGCTTATATCCACTGGCCTTGACTCTTCCGTTTTCCTTCAAAACCATCTCTTGCATTTGTACTCCAATTGCAATCTCATCGACGATGCTTGTTGGGTTTTCAACAACATTGAGTATCGTAATGTTTTTAGTTGGAACACGATGATTAGTGGGTTTGCTGATTTGGGTCGGATGAGTGAAGCAGAGaaggtgtttgatgaaatgcctgAAAGAGACTCTGTTTCTTGGACTGTGATGATGTCGGGCTATTTCCGTAATGGTCAACCagaaaaaactttaaatatgtTTGTTTCGATGGTACAGGATGGTAATTGTGTTAATGATCCGTTTTCTTTCACTTGTGCAATGAAGGCTGGTGGCAGTCTCGCATACATGAAGTTGGCTCTACAATTACATGGTCTTGTGGAGAAGTTTGATTTTGGAAGCAATGTGTATATGGCTATTCAGAATTCAATAATGGATATGTATATTAAGTCTGGAAAAGTGAGTTATGCTGAGAGAGTGTTTTTGAGGATCCCAAATCCAAGTTTGTTTTGTTGGAACAGTATGATCTATGGATATTCCAAATTGTATGGGGTTGGAAGGGCTTTCGACTTGTTCAACCAGATGCCTGAACGTGACTCCGTGTCTTGGAACACGATGATATCGATCTTCTCTCAACATGGCTTTGGGGTTCAGAGCCTTGGTACTTTTGTTGAGATGTGGAGTCAAGGTGTTAGACCGAATTCCATGACATATGCCAGTGTACTTAGCGCTTGCACAAGTATATATGATCTTGAATGGGGTACCCATTTGCATGCTCGGATTGTTCGAATGGAGCCGACTATTGATGTTCTAGTTGGTAGTGGTTTGGTTGATATGTATGCAAAATGTGGATGCTTAGAATTTGCTAGGCAGATCTTTGATAGCTTAACAGAACACAATGCAGTTTCTTGGACTTCTTTAATTAGTGGACTTGCACATTTTGGGTTAGAGGAAGAAGCTTTGGAACTGTTTAATCAAATGAGAGAGGCTCCTATTTCCTTGGATGAGTTTACTCTTGCAACGATTCTGGGGGTTTGTTCAGGTGAAAAGTATGTTTCAACTGGGGAGCAGCTACATGGATATACAATCAAGACTGGAATGGATTCCTCTGTTGCTATAGGAAATGCTTTAGTTACGATGTACACAAAGTGTGGAAATGTACAGGAAGCGAATCATGCATTTGAACTGATGCCAATAAGAGATATAATATCATGGACAGCAATGATCACTGCATTTTCTAAGATTGGTGATATTGAAAAAGCTCGACAATGTTTTGATCAAATGCCAGAGCAGAATGTCATAACTTGGAATTCAATGTTAGGCACATATACTCAACATGGTTTTTGGGAAGAAGGTCTCAAATTGTATACTTTGATGCAAAGGCAAGGAGTTAAGCCTGATTGGGTCACTTTTGCAACTTCAATTAGTGCCTGTGCTGATCTAGCAATACTAAAACTTGGTATCCAAATTGTATCTCAAGCTGAAAAATTAGGGTTTGGTTCTAATGTTTCAGTTGCAAATAGTGTTGTTACTATGTATTCAAGGTGTGGACGAATTGAAGAAGCACAAAAAGTCTTTGATTTGATACACGAGAAAAATGTGATTTCTTGGAATGCGATAATGGTGGGATATGCTCAAAATGGTCAAGGTAGGAAAGTTATAGAGATTTTTGAGAATATGTTGGAGATGAAATGCTCACCTGATCATATAAGCTATGTATCTGTTCTATCAGGTTGTAGCCATGCAGGGCTTGTAACAGAAGGGAAGCAATACTTTTATTCCATGACTGAGGATTTTGGTATCTCTCCAACATCTGAACATTTTTCTTGTATGGTGGATCTGCTTGGTCGGGCTGGGTTACTTGAGGAGGCCAAGAATTTGATTGATGGAATGCCTTTTAAGCCAAATGCTGCTATTTGGGGGGCTCTCCTTGGCGCTTGTCGGACCCATTGTGAATCTAAATTAGCAGAAGTTGCAGTGAGGAATTTACTTGAGTTTGATGTGGAAGAATCTGGAAGTTACATCCTTCTAgcaaatatatatttagattcTGGCAAATTAGAAAGTGTTGCAGATGTGAGAAAACtgatgagagagaaaggaatACGAAAGAATCCTGGTTGTAGCTGGATAGAGGTAGAAAACAGGGTACATGTATTCACTGTAGATGAGACTAATCACCCACAAATCAAGGATATTTACAGAAAGTTGGAggagatgatgaagaagatagAAGATACAGGAAACTACAAAAATGCAATTAGGTCACTTCGTGGACAAGGCTACCACAGTGAGAAACTTGCAGTGGCATTTGGTTTGATTAATTTGCCTACTTGGATGCCTATCCATGTAATGAAGAATCTTCGAGTATGCAATGATTGTCACCTGACAATAAAGCTGATTTCCCTTGTTACCTCAAGGGAACTTATAGTGCGTGATGGATACCGATTTCATCATTTCAAGAATGGATTTTGCTCTTGTGGAGATTACTGGTAA